One genomic region from Haloterrigena gelatinilytica encodes:
- a CDS encoding DHH family phosphoesterase yields MVFRLVLGCGTVGRQVVERFPERDARTGDRLLVVTDDESVAETLRDESLPARRADPTDPSVIANLETPDVIFVAGDRTDRNRLALVRARERFPTSSIVAYMGGNATEADRTRFEELANYVVDARRSMVDHILEGTVSPSAGAAIGLRKQLAEIDGRLAVVMHDNPDPDAIASAVALVDIAAEMGVDADACYFGEISHQENRAMVNLLDLDLRNLSPSDSLDDYSAFALVDHSRPGVNDQLPEGLHIDIVIDHHPPRGPVPGEFVDLREGAGATSSVLTEYLDRFSLEPRRPTATALLYGIRIDTNDFTREVSPADFNAASVLWPHADTSMLEQIEQPTVEGDTLETIARAIKNRIQRDSVAVASVGEITNRDALPQAAEQLLSMEGIETTLIFGFRDEMVFVSARSRAADVDLGETVRDAFDRIGSAGGHADMAGAQLELGILGNADDADEVESIVSVVEEVITNRFFEAIDTGPGTPVGVYTQTSERLFSVDDESESPSRNRTSADENGESV; encoded by the coding sequence ATGGTTTTCCGGCTCGTGCTCGGCTGTGGAACGGTCGGCCGACAGGTCGTCGAACGGTTCCCCGAGCGCGACGCACGTACCGGCGATCGCCTGCTCGTCGTCACCGACGACGAGAGCGTCGCCGAAACGCTTCGCGACGAGAGCCTCCCGGCGCGGCGGGCCGATCCGACCGACCCGTCCGTGATCGCGAACCTCGAGACGCCGGACGTGATATTCGTCGCCGGCGACCGGACCGATCGGAACCGGCTCGCGCTCGTCCGGGCCCGGGAGCGGTTCCCGACGAGTTCGATCGTCGCCTACATGGGCGGGAACGCGACCGAAGCGGACCGAACGCGGTTCGAGGAACTCGCGAATTATGTCGTCGACGCCCGGCGGTCGATGGTCGATCACATCCTCGAGGGGACCGTGAGTCCGTCGGCCGGCGCCGCGATCGGACTCCGGAAACAGCTGGCGGAAATCGACGGTCGGCTGGCGGTGGTGATGCACGACAACCCCGACCCGGACGCGATCGCAAGCGCCGTCGCGCTGGTCGACATCGCCGCGGAGATGGGCGTCGACGCCGACGCCTGCTACTTCGGCGAGATCTCCCACCAGGAGAACCGCGCGATGGTCAACCTGCTCGATCTCGACCTGCGAAACCTCTCGCCGTCCGACTCCCTCGACGACTACTCGGCCTTCGCGCTGGTCGATCACTCCCGACCCGGCGTCAACGACCAACTACCCGAGGGACTCCACATCGACATCGTCATCGACCACCACCCGCCACGGGGTCCGGTGCCCGGCGAGTTCGTCGATCTGCGCGAGGGAGCCGGAGCGACCAGCTCGGTGCTGACGGAGTATCTCGACCGGTTCAGTCTCGAACCGCGGCGGCCGACGGCGACCGCGTTGCTGTACGGGATCCGGATCGACACGAACGACTTCACCCGCGAGGTCTCCCCGGCGGATTTCAACGCCGCCTCGGTGCTGTGGCCCCACGCCGACACGTCGATGCTCGAGCAGATCGAGCAGCCGACGGTCGAAGGAGACACGCTCGAGACGATCGCCCGGGCGATCAAGAACCGCATCCAGCGGGACTCGGTCGCCGTCGCGAGCGTCGGCGAGATCACCAACCGCGACGCCCTCCCGCAGGCGGCCGAGCAGTTGCTGTCGATGGAGGGGATCGAAACGACGCTCATCTTCGGTTTTCGCGACGAGATGGTCTTCGTCTCCGCGCGCTCGCGGGCGGCCGACGTCGACCTGGGCGAGACGGTCCGGGACGCGTTCGATCGGATCGGCAGCGCCGGCGGCCACGCCGATATGGCCGGCGCCCAGCTCGAGCTCGGCATCCTCGGCAACGCCGACGACGCCGACGAGGTCGAATCGATCGTCAGCGTCGTCGAGGAGGTCATCACGAACCGGTTCTTCGAGGCGATCGACACCGGTCCGGGAACGCCCGTCGGCGTCTACACCCAGACCAGCGAGCGGCTGTTCTCGGTCGACGACGAGTCCGAGTCTCCCTCGAGGAACCGAACGTCGGCCGACGAGAACGGGGAGTCGGTCTAG
- a CDS encoding CBS domain-containing protein, giving the protein MEVLSDRSKPKVKEYMTRDVATVAPDETVGDVATRIAESEEHSGFPVCERRRVEGFISARDLLLADDDDPIFKVMATDLLVAHPDMKVTDAARVILRSGIQKLPVVDDAGNLVGIISNADVIRSQIERATPEKVGKLVRTLEEIHDTHLEQERRTVALAELTPTQGRVYADELEGRRYELEHGLAEPLVVIDNGGTLLLADGHHRVLAADRLGIDEMDAYVIVVDQTIELGMAKTAEKENLERIDDIEVVDYAHHPLVQTTERLQSDN; this is encoded by the coding sequence ATGGAGGTCCTGTCGGACCGGAGCAAGCCGAAGGTCAAGGAGTACATGACGCGCGACGTCGCGACGGTCGCTCCCGACGAAACCGTCGGCGACGTCGCCACGCGGATCGCCGAGAGCGAGGAGCACAGCGGCTTTCCCGTCTGCGAGCGGCGCCGCGTGGAGGGCTTTATCAGCGCCCGCGACCTGCTGCTGGCCGACGACGACGATCCGATCTTCAAGGTGATGGCCACCGACCTGCTCGTGGCCCATCCCGATATGAAGGTGACCGACGCCGCCCGCGTCATCCTCCGGTCGGGCATCCAGAAGCTCCCCGTCGTCGACGACGCCGGCAACCTCGTGGGGATCATCTCGAACGCCGACGTCATCCGCAGCCAGATCGAGCGCGCCACGCCCGAGAAAGTGGGGAAACTCGTTCGGACCCTAGAGGAGATCCACGACACCCACCTCGAGCAGGAGCGCCGAACCGTCGCCCTGGCGGAGCTGACGCCCACGCAGGGCCGGGTCTACGCCGACGAACTCGAGGGTCGGCGGTACGAACTCGAGCACGGGCTGGCCGAGCCGCTGGTCGTCATCGACAACGGCGGCACGCTGTTGCTGGCCGACGGCCACCACCGCGTGCTCGCGGCCGATCGGCTGGGGATCGACGAGATGGACGCCTACGTCATCGTCGTCGATCAGACGATCGAGCTCGGGATGGCCAAGACCGCGGAGAAGGAGAACCTAGAGCGGATCGACGACATCGAGGTCGTCGACTACGCACACCACCCGCTCGTCCAGACGACCGAGCGGCTGCAGTCCGACAACTGA
- a CDS encoding methylmalonyl-CoA mutase family protein translates to MYDEEDLESIREATDEWERETLEPALDAHGERSERFATVSNLEVDRLYTPEDVADLDYLEDLGFPGEEPYTRGPYPTMYRGRTWTMRQFAGFGTAEETNERFHYLIDEGQTGLSTAFDMPSLMGLDSDDPMSEGEIGREGVAVDTLRDMEILFDGIDLAEISTSFTINPSAPVIYAMYVALADQRGVPREKLRGTLQNDMFKEFIAQKEWVIPPEPSLDLVTDVVEFSTEETPKFHPISVSGYHIREAGSTAVQELAFTLADGFAYVEDAMERGLDVDEFAPRLSFFFNCHNSFFEEIAKYRAARRIYARVMDDWYDAEADESKRLKFHTQTAGQSLTAQQPLNNVVRVTIQALAGYWAARSRCTLTASTRRWRSLGEGGPVALRTQQIIAEESGAADIVDPMGGSFAVEALTDETEQRAMRYIEEIREMGDGSVRDGVLKGIEDGYFLREIQDASYEYQERVERGEEVVVGVNEYTLTEDTSPDILQIDETTAERQLARLEDVKADRDDAAVEDALEALREASERGENAIPYIVDAVKAYATMGEIMQVFEEQHGAYSEEIGLA, encoded by the coding sequence ATGTACGACGAGGAGGACCTCGAGTCGATCCGGGAGGCCACGGACGAGTGGGAACGGGAGACGCTCGAGCCGGCCCTCGACGCCCACGGAGAGCGCAGCGAGCGGTTCGCGACCGTCTCGAACCTCGAGGTCGACCGGCTCTATACGCCCGAGGACGTCGCCGATCTCGACTACCTCGAGGACCTCGGCTTTCCGGGCGAGGAGCCGTACACCCGCGGCCCGTACCCGACGATGTACCGCGGGCGGACGTGGACGATGCGGCAGTTCGCGGGCTTCGGGACGGCCGAGGAGACCAACGAGCGCTTTCACTACCTGATCGACGAGGGCCAGACCGGCCTCTCGACGGCGTTCGATATGCCCTCTCTGATGGGACTCGACTCGGACGATCCGATGAGCGAGGGCGAGATCGGCAGGGAAGGGGTCGCGGTCGACACGCTCCGCGATATGGAGATCCTCTTCGACGGGATCGACCTGGCGGAGATCTCGACCTCGTTTACGATCAACCCCTCCGCGCCGGTGATCTACGCGATGTACGTCGCGCTGGCCGACCAGCGGGGCGTCCCCCGCGAGAAGCTCCGCGGGACCCTCCAGAACGACATGTTCAAGGAGTTCATCGCCCAGAAGGAGTGGGTGATCCCCCCGGAGCCGTCGCTCGATCTCGTCACGGACGTCGTCGAGTTCAGCACCGAGGAGACGCCGAAGTTCCACCCCATCTCGGTCTCGGGCTACCACATCCGCGAAGCCGGCTCGACCGCCGTCCAGGAACTGGCCTTCACCCTCGCGGACGGCTTCGCCTACGTCGAGGACGCGATGGAGCGAGGGCTCGACGTCGACGAGTTCGCGCCGCGGCTCTCCTTTTTCTTCAACTGCCACAACTCCTTCTTCGAGGAGATCGCGAAGTACCGGGCCGCTCGGCGGATCTACGCCCGCGTGATGGACGACTGGTACGACGCCGAGGCCGACGAGTCCAAACGGCTCAAGTTCCACACCCAGACCGCGGGCCAGTCGCTGACGGCCCAGCAGCCGCTGAACAACGTCGTTCGAGTGACGATCCAGGCGCTTGCGGGGTACTGGGCGGCACGCAGTCGCTGCACACTAACAGCTTCGACGAGGCGCTGGCGCTCCCTCGGAGAAGGCGGTCCGGTCGCCCTGCGCACCCAGCAGATCATCGCCGAGGAGTCCGGCGCGGCGGACATCGTCGACCCGATGGGCGGCAGTTTCGCCGTCGAGGCGCTGACCGACGAAACCGAGCAGCGCGCCATGCGCTACATCGAGGAGATCCGCGAGATGGGCGACGGCTCCGTCCGGGACGGCGTCTTAAAGGGCATCGAGGACGGCTACTTCCTGCGGGAGATCCAGGACGCCTCCTACGAGTACCAGGAGCGCGTCGAGCGCGGCGAGGAGGTCGTCGTCGGCGTCAACGAGTACACCTTAACGGAGGACACCAGCCCGGACATCCTCCAGATCGACGAGACGACGGCCGAACGGCAGCTCGCGCGCCTCGAGGACGTCAAGGCCGACCGCGACGACGCGGCCGTCGAGGACGCGCTCGAGGCGCTCCGCGAGGCGAGCGAGCGCGGCGAGAACGCGATACCGTACATCGTCGACGCGGTGAAGGCGTACGCGACGATGGGCGAGATCATGCAGGTGTTCGAGGAACAGCACGGCGCCTACAGCGAGGAGATCGGACTGGCGTGA
- the acs gene encoding acetate--CoA ligase — protein MSDDTGEPEVELEARLEEQETFEPSDSFVEQANVSDPDVYEEFEENWPDCWERAADLLSWDEEYDTVLEDGDAPFYEWFTGGELNASYNCLDRHVEEGAKNRAAIKWEGELGETRTYTYGDLLNEVEAFAAALRDLGVEEDDVVTLYMPMIPELPIAMLACARLGAPHSVVFAGFSADALATRMNSADSEYLVTCDGYYRRGDALNHKEKADKGLRGVENDVQTVVVDRLGDELTHFLGNDAHDYDELVADHEGASVEPVSRDAEDMLFLMYTSGTTGEPKGVKHTTGGYLAYTAWTSHAVLDVKPEDTYWCTADIGWITGHSYIVYGPLALGTTTMMYEGTPDYPDKDRLWELIERNRVDTFYTAPTAIRSFMKWGSEYPERHDLSSLRLLGTVGEPINPRAWKWYYKHIGDEECPIVDTWWQTETGGMMITTLPAINEMKPGSAGPPLPGIDARVVDAAGEEISAGEAGYLTVNNPWPGMLRTLYQNDERFIDEYWTEYSDADAVNGQLTSPHSSESREDADEWVYFPEDGATVDDDGYVTVLGRVDDVINVSGHRLGTMEIESAIVGVPGVAEAAVVGGDHEIKGEAVYTYVILEDDAEPSEDMRERIVAAVEDDIGPIARPEEVLFTPELPKTRSGKIMRRLLEDIASGNELGDTSTLRNPEIVDEIARQVDDGTDGEDGNGDSSDDETADADADGDGDADADSDDDTDANANDDGDTDADADRD, from the coding sequence ATGAGCGACGATACCGGCGAGCCCGAAGTCGAACTCGAGGCGCGACTCGAGGAACAGGAGACGTTCGAACCCTCCGACTCGTTCGTCGAGCAGGCGAACGTCTCGGATCCGGACGTCTACGAGGAGTTCGAGGAGAACTGGCCGGACTGTTGGGAGCGGGCAGCCGACCTCCTCTCGTGGGACGAGGAGTACGACACCGTCCTCGAGGACGGGGACGCGCCCTTTTACGAGTGGTTCACCGGCGGCGAGCTGAACGCCTCGTACAACTGTCTCGACCGCCACGTCGAGGAAGGCGCCAAGAACCGCGCGGCGATCAAGTGGGAGGGCGAACTCGGCGAGACGCGGACTTACACCTACGGCGACCTGTTGAACGAGGTCGAGGCGTTCGCGGCCGCGCTGCGCGACCTCGGCGTCGAGGAGGACGACGTCGTCACGCTGTACATGCCGATGATCCCGGAGCTGCCGATCGCGATGCTGGCCTGCGCCCGCCTCGGCGCGCCCCACAGCGTCGTCTTCGCCGGCTTCTCGGCGGACGCGCTGGCGACCCGGATGAACTCGGCCGACAGCGAGTATCTCGTCACCTGCGACGGCTACTACCGCCGCGGCGACGCCCTGAACCACAAGGAGAAAGCCGACAAGGGGCTTCGCGGCGTCGAGAACGACGTCCAGACGGTCGTCGTCGACCGACTCGGCGACGAACTGACTCACTTCCTCGGCAACGACGCCCACGACTACGACGAACTCGTCGCCGACCACGAGGGAGCGAGCGTCGAGCCGGTCTCGCGGGACGCCGAGGACATGCTGTTCCTGATGTACACCTCGGGAACGACCGGCGAGCCCAAGGGCGTCAAGCACACGACCGGCGGCTACCTCGCTTACACGGCCTGGACCTCTCACGCCGTCTTAGACGTCAAACCCGAGGACACCTACTGGTGTACGGCCGACATCGGCTGGATCACCGGTCACTCCTACATCGTCTACGGTCCGCTCGCGCTGGGAACGACGACGATGATGTACGAGGGGACGCCAGACTACCCGGACAAGGACCGGCTGTGGGAACTCATCGAGCGGAACCGCGTCGATACCTTCTACACGGCGCCGACGGCCATCCGGTCGTTCATGAAGTGGGGCTCCGAGTACCCCGAGCGGCACGATCTCTCCTCGCTGCGCCTGCTCGGCACCGTCGGGGAGCCGATCAATCCGCGGGCCTGGAAGTGGTACTACAAGCACATCGGCGACGAAGAATGCCCGATCGTCGACACCTGGTGGCAGACCGAGACCGGCGGGATGATGATCACGACGCTGCCCGCGATCAACGAGATGAAGCCCGGCTCGGCCGGGCCGCCGCTGCCGGGTATCGACGCCCGCGTGGTCGACGCCGCCGGCGAGGAGATTTCGGCTGGCGAAGCCGGCTACCTCACCGTCAACAACCCGTGGCCGGGGATGCTCCGGACGCTCTACCAGAACGACGAACGGTTCATCGATGAATACTGGACCGAGTACTCCGACGCCGACGCCGTCAACGGACAGCTGACGAGCCCTCATTCGAGCGAGTCTCGCGAGGACGCCGACGAGTGGGTCTACTTCCCGGAAGACGGCGCGACGGTCGACGACGACGGCTACGTGACCGTCCTCGGCCGGGTCGACGACGTGATCAACGTCTCCGGCCACCGACTCGGGACCATGGAGATCGAGTCCGCGATCGTCGGCGTCCCCGGCGTCGCCGAGGCCGCCGTCGTCGGCGGCGACCACGAGATCAAGGGCGAGGCCGTCTACACCTACGTCATCCTCGAGGACGACGCCGAACCGAGCGAGGACATGCGCGAGCGGATCGTCGCGGCCGTCGAGGACGACATCGGCCCCATCGCCCGCCCCGAGGAGGTCCTGTTCACGCCGGAGCTCCCGAAGACGCGCTCTGGGAAGATCATGCGCCGCCTGCTCGAGGACATCGCCAGCGGCAACGAGCTGGGCGACACCTCGACGCTCCGGAACCCCGAAATCGTCGACGAGATCGCGCGACAGGTCGACGACGGAACGGACGGCGAGGACGGAAACGGCGACTCGAGCGACGACGAGACGGCGGACGCAGACGCTGACGGCGACGGCGATGCCGACGCCGACAGCGACGACGATACTGACGCTAATGCGAACGACGACGGCGATACTGACGCTGACGCGGACCGCGACTGA
- a CDS encoding DUF7520 family protein, with translation MTADRRLGGRRVVGGLCLVLIAATATFGAILGYALPVMTDLEEITVLEVVVPVTPATFALYGGVTVGVFLVTFLLVVQFVSRFDENAV, from the coding sequence GTGACTGCCGATCGACGACTGGGCGGTCGCCGCGTGGTCGGCGGCCTCTGTCTCGTACTGATCGCCGCCACCGCCACCTTCGGCGCCATCCTCGGCTACGCCCTGCCGGTTATGACGGACCTCGAGGAGATCACCGTCCTCGAGGTGGTCGTTCCCGTCACGCCGGCCACGTTCGCCCTCTACGGCGGCGTGACCGTCGGCGTCTTTCTGGTGACGTTCCTCCTGGTCGTCCAGTTCGTCTCGCGCTTCGACGAAAACGCGGTGTGA
- a CDS encoding DUF6684 family protein → MSRRAFDAEITLDLAVNLIPLAIMVFFVALFAVFNPWGIEPLQSTIQFAILLSMIATLGFVTYYAARVIERDDRTYHDTTTIDQEKD, encoded by the coding sequence ATGAGCCGACGCGCATTCGACGCCGAAATCACGCTCGATCTCGCGGTCAACCTGATTCCCCTCGCGATCATGGTGTTCTTCGTCGCGCTCTTCGCGGTGTTCAACCCGTGGGGGATCGAACCGCTGCAGTCGACGATCCAGTTCGCGATCCTGCTGTCGATGATCGCGACGCTGGGTTTCGTCACCTACTACGCGGCGCGCGTGATCGAACGGGACGACCGCACGTATCACGATACGACGACGATCGACCAAGAGAAGGACTGA
- a CDS encoding DUF7541 family protein, with the protein MVDHSSANDRGERDRERPTASPWPVLVAIGLAGSEVGIVVDLFPVAVGGLVLFAASVAGILAESDHVADPLPVAMGFGAVFALGGGVLYALGTDAVAPAATDGLTGLTTRGLAIAIAGIVTVVGTVIVHYRRR; encoded by the coding sequence ATGGTCGATCACTCGAGTGCGAACGACCGCGGCGAGCGCGATCGCGAGCGGCCGACGGCGAGCCCGTGGCCCGTGCTGGTCGCGATCGGACTCGCGGGATCCGAGGTCGGCATCGTCGTCGATCTCTTCCCGGTCGCGGTCGGTGGGCTCGTGCTGTTCGCCGCCAGCGTCGCGGGGATCCTCGCCGAGTCGGACCACGTCGCCGACCCCTTGCCGGTCGCGATGGGCTTCGGCGCGGTCTTCGCGCTCGGCGGCGGCGTGCTGTACGCGCTCGGAACCGACGCCGTCGCCCCCGCAGCGACCGACGGACTGACCGGGCTCACCACCCGCGGCCTCGCGATCGCGATCGCCGGCATCGTGACGGTCGTCGGAACGGTGATCGTCCACTACCGACGCCGCTAA
- a CDS encoding polyprenyl synthetase family protein — MRETLAEWRPAIDEAIADLVPREIDADYLASFFGDPTYEYDPDAIQRALSTPLWDLLDRGGKRWRAVLFLVFVEGFGEDPAAYVDYACIPEILHNGTIIVDDVEDEATIRRGERALHRVYGRDIALNVGNAMYFLPLKILAENPADLPAERRLAAYEMLVAELNRTHLGQGMDIRWHNEDDVRVTTDEYLEMCACKTGCLARIVARLAAIITDRPDDVEAAVARYAELTAVAFQIGDDILDVEHSLGRAGDFGKEFGNDIREGKQTLLVIHAIRESDPERARRLRDILAAASNTDAEIAEALAIIEDAGSLEYARERALELAARAREEVDRLEFDAETTRKLHEFTEFVIEREE; from the coding sequence ATGCGGGAGACGCTTGCCGAGTGGCGGCCGGCCATCGACGAGGCGATCGCCGATCTGGTCCCACGCGAAATCGACGCCGACTACCTCGCATCGTTCTTCGGCGATCCGACCTACGAGTACGATCCCGACGCCATCCAGCGGGCGCTGTCGACGCCGCTGTGGGACCTCCTCGACCGCGGCGGGAAACGGTGGCGCGCGGTGCTCTTTCTCGTCTTCGTCGAGGGATTCGGCGAGGATCCGGCGGCGTACGTCGACTACGCCTGCATCCCGGAGATCCTCCACAACGGGACGATCATCGTCGACGACGTCGAGGACGAGGCGACGATCCGCCGCGGCGAACGCGCGCTCCACCGCGTCTACGGGCGTGACATCGCGCTCAACGTCGGCAACGCGATGTACTTCCTGCCGCTGAAGATCCTGGCCGAGAACCCGGCCGACCTCCCGGCGGAGCGACGGCTCGCCGCCTACGAGATGCTGGTGGCGGAACTCAACCGCACGCACCTCGGCCAGGGGATGGACATCCGCTGGCACAACGAGGACGACGTGCGGGTTACCACCGACGAGTACCTCGAGATGTGCGCGTGCAAGACGGGCTGTCTCGCCCGGATCGTGGCTCGACTCGCGGCGATCATCACCGACCGACCCGACGACGTCGAGGCGGCCGTCGCGCGGTACGCGGAGCTGACCGCCGTCGCCTTCCAGATCGGCGACGACATCTTGGACGTCGAGCACTCGCTGGGCCGGGCCGGCGACTTCGGCAAGGAGTTCGGCAACGACATCCGCGAGGGCAAGCAGACGCTGCTGGTCATCCACGCGATCCGGGAGAGCGATCCCGAGCGGGCCCGACGACTGCGGGACATCCTCGCCGCGGCGTCCAACACCGACGCGGAGATCGCCGAGGCCCTCGCGATCATCGAGGACGCCGGCAGCCTCGAGTACGCCCGCGAGCGCGCCCTCGAGCTGGCCGCCCGGGCCCGGGAGGAAGTCGACCGCCTCGAGTTCGACGCGGAGACGACTCGGAAACTCCACGAGTTCACCGAGTTCGTCATCGAGCGCGAGGAGTGA
- a CDS encoding M28 family peptidase — MTDWIGDVFTSDVGWTHLERLVDIGTRMAGSDGEREAAELTRDALADAGARNARLESFDIQGWTREGSEIAAGETSQNCIALPRSPADRAAAPLVDLGYGLPADFEAADLEGKIAMVRSDVPDYYDRYLHRREKYYHAVENGAAGFVYRNHVEGCLPPTGSVGTDEDPIGEIPAVGVSSEVGARLARRFDGEEVELTVEADIGPATSQNVHAELGLDTDERVLVTSHVDAHDIAEGAADNGAGTAMVVELANALAAREDDLETRVEFVAYGAEEVGLVGSNDHAERADHDAIRAVVNNDGVVSDRTLSLTTHGFDGLEAAADEIAGRYDHPIETVPKLGPHSDHWPFVQWGVPGYHVKSTSDEVGRGWGHTFADTIEKLEPRTLREQAILLTDLVVELAGEDATVEHRDPEAIAADLEAQDLADGMRITGDWPYDERSD, encoded by the coding sequence ATGACCGACTGGATCGGAGACGTCTTCACGAGCGACGTCGGGTGGACCCACCTCGAGCGCCTCGTCGATATCGGAACTCGGATGGCCGGTAGCGACGGCGAGCGCGAGGCCGCCGAACTGACCCGCGACGCGCTGGCCGACGCCGGCGCCCGAAACGCCCGCCTCGAGTCCTTCGACATCCAGGGCTGGACGCGCGAGGGGAGCGAGATCGCCGCGGGCGAGACGAGCCAGAACTGCATCGCCCTGCCGCGCAGCCCCGCCGACCGCGCGGCGGCGCCGCTGGTCGACCTCGGCTACGGGCTCCCCGCGGACTTCGAGGCGGCCGACCTCGAGGGGAAGATCGCGATGGTCCGCAGCGACGTTCCGGACTACTACGATCGCTATCTCCACCGCCGGGAGAAGTACTATCACGCCGTCGAGAACGGCGCCGCGGGGTTCGTCTACCGGAACCACGTCGAGGGCTGTCTGCCGCCGACTGGAAGTGTTGGAACCGACGAGGACCCCATCGGCGAAATTCCGGCCGTCGGCGTCTCGAGCGAGGTCGGCGCGCGACTGGCCCGCCGGTTCGACGGCGAGGAGGTCGAACTGACCGTCGAGGCCGACATCGGCCCGGCGACGAGCCAGAACGTCCACGCCGAACTGGGGCTCGACACCGACGAGCGCGTGCTGGTGACGAGCCACGTCGACGCCCACGACATCGCGGAGGGCGCCGCGGACAACGGCGCCGGGACCGCGATGGTCGTCGAACTCGCGAACGCGCTGGCCGCCCGCGAGGACGACCTCGAGACCCGCGTCGAGTTCGTCGCCTACGGCGCCGAGGAAGTCGGGCTGGTCGGTTCGAACGATCACGCCGAGCGGGCGGATCACGACGCGATCAGAGCCGTCGTCAACAACGACGGCGTCGTCAGCGATCGGACGCTGTCGCTGACGACCCACGGCTTCGACGGCCTCGAGGCGGCCGCCGACGAGATCGCCGGTCGCTACGACCACCCGATCGAGACGGTGCCGAAGCTCGGCCCCCACAGCGATCACTGGCCGTTCGTCCAGTGGGGCGTCCCCGGCTATCACGTCAAATCGACGTCGGACGAGGTCGGCCGCGGCTGGGGCCACACGTTCGCCGACACGATCGAGAAACTCGAGCCGCGGACGCTCCGCGAGCAGGCGATCCTCCTGACCGACCTCGTCGTCGAACTCGCCGGCGAGGACGCGACCGTCGAGCACCGCGATCCCGAGGCGATCGCCGCCGACCTCGAGGCCCAGGACCTCGCGGACGGAATGCGGATCACGGGCGACTGGCCCTACGACGAGCGTTCCGACTGA